A DNA window from Macadamia integrifolia cultivar HAES 741 chromosome 4, SCU_Mint_v3, whole genome shotgun sequence contains the following coding sequences:
- the LOC122076055 gene encoding cytokinin dehydrogenase 7: MIAFLERFVPENETEANPEHEESTNISLCLSLDLQGSLDFTSTTAAAGKDFGGLYHTKPLAVIRPAVPEDVVRVVKAASLSSNLTVAARGNGHSINGQAMTDRGLVIDMRAMDDLIDVVTFNGSVYVDVGGGVLWEDVLRHCVLGFGLSPRSWTDYLGLTVGGTLSNAGISGQAFRYGPQTSNVSELEVVTGKGETMVCSETQNSELFFGVLGGLGQFGIITRARVLLQKAPDMVRWIRLVYAEFTEFAKDAEWLVSQEGKGESFDYVEGFAFVNSDDPVNGWPLVPLHPGQRFDPSRLPSTAGPVLYCLELALHRSCHDQSTSLDKMLRQLRYCRNLRFEVSVGYMEFLLRVKQAEQAAMASGIWDNPHPWLNLLVSKRDIVDFDRAVFKNILRHGIGGPMLVYPLRRSKWDNRTSVVLPEGRGEEIFYLVALLRFNPRGGAAAVEEQVGQNEEIVRWCRDKDLDYKQYLPHYQTQEQWKRHFGKKWTRFVERKARFDPLALLSPGQSIFSRSTRSLG, translated from the exons ATGATAGCCTTCCTAGAGAGATTCGTCCCTGAGAATGAAACTGAAGCAAACCCAGAACATGAAGAATCAACTAACATAAGCTTATGCCTAAGCCTCGACCTACAAGGCAGTCTTGATTTCACTTCCACCACCGCCGCCGCCGGGAAGGATTTCGGTGGTCTTTACCACACCAAACCACTTGCAGTGATTAGGCCGGCTGTCCCAGAAGATGTGGTTAGGGTGGTTAAAgctgcttctctttcttctaaccTTACGGTCGCTGCTAGGGGTAATGGTCACTCCATAAATGGCCAAGCCATGACTGACAGAGGTCTCGTGATAGACATGAGAGCCATGGATGATCTAATCGATGTGGTTACCTTCAATGGCTCTGTTTACGTCGACGTCGGTGGAGGGGTATTGTGGGAAGATGTACTCAGACACTGTGTCCTTGGTTTCGGCCTTTCTCCTCGTTCTTGGACCGATTATCTCGGGTTAACCGTCGGTGGGACCTTGTCTAACGCGGGCATAAGCGGTCAAGCTTTCCGGTATGGTCCTCAGACTTCGAACGTGTCGGAGTTGGAGGTGGTGACCGGAAAGGGAGAAACCATGGTTTGCTCTGAGACCCAGAACTCAGAACTCTTCTTTGGTGTTCTTGGTGGTCTGGGTCAGTTCGGTATAATCACCAGAGCTCGGGTTTTGCTGCAGAAAGCTCCGGACatg gttaggtggataagattagtATACGCCGAGTTTACCGAGTTCGCAAAGGATGCCGAGTGGCTTGTGAGTCAGGAAGGGAAAGGTGAATCGTTCGATTACGTGGAAGGATTCGCTTTCGTCAACAGTGATGACCCGGTTAACGGATGGCCGTTGGTTCCATTGCATCCGGGCCAACGGTTTGACCCGAGCCGCTTACCATCAACAGCTGGACCTGTTCTTTACTGCCTTGAGCTAGCCTTGCACCGCAGTTGTCATGACCAGTCCACCTCTCTGGATAAG ATGCTACGACAGTTGCGTTACTGTAGGAATCTGAGGTTCGAGGTGAGCGTTGGCTACATGGAGTTTCTATTACGTGTGAAGCAGGCGGAGCAAGCTGCCATGGCTAGCGGCATCTGGGACAATCCACACCCTTGGTTAAACCTCCTCGTTTCAAAGCGAGACATCGTTGATTTCGATCGTGCTGTCTTCAAGAACATCCTCAGGCACGGCATCGGTGGGCCCATGCTCGTCTATCCTCTACGTAGAAGCAA gTGGGATAATAGGACGTCAGTGGTTTTGCCAGAAGGACGGGGAGAGGAGATATTCTATTTAGTAGCATTACTAAGGTTCAATCCTAGAGGTGGAGCAGCAGCAGTGGAAGAACAAGTAGGACAGAACGAGGAGATAGTGAGGTGGTGCAGAGACAAGGACTTGGATTACAAGCAATACCTCCCTCATTACCAAACCCAGGAGCAATGGAAGCGACACTTTGGGAAGAAATGGACCCGGTTCGTCGAGAGGAAGGCCCGTTTCGATCCTCTAGCACTACTTTCTCCTGGCCAATCCATTTTCTCCCGATCCACCAGATCACTAGGGTAA
- the LOC122075098 gene encoding uncharacterized protein LOC122075098 isoform X3 yields the protein MGQDELILEPEFDGKFSFENTQVIIRATVGINLRTTDLLFLWRFMRVHANGFGYCQNKGLVFDPVDTLRREVRVDYYYFWFSLLGYLLQQNRNPASKGRSPCKTGS from the exons ATGGGTCAGGATGAGTTGATCTTGGAGCCAGAATTTGATGGCaaattttcatttgaaaatACACAGGTTATTATTAGGGCTACTGTTGGGATTAATCTTCGTACCACGGATTTGCTTTTTCTATGGAGATTCATGCGTGTTCATGCCAATGGATTTGGCTATTGTCAG AAcaagggattggtgtttgatccagtcgacactctgcggcgagaagtccgggtGGATTACTAttatttctggttttctttattgGGTTATCTTCTCCAGCAGAACAG AAATCCAGCTTCTAAGGGGAGGAGTCCGTGTAAAACTGGTTCTTAG
- the LOC122075098 gene encoding uncharacterized protein LOC122075098 isoform X4, translated as MGQDELILEPEFDGKFSFENTQVIIRATVGINLRTTDLLFLWRFMRVHANGFGYCQNKGLVFDPVDTLRREVRVDYYYFWFSLLGYLLQQNRLKA; from the exons ATGGGTCAGGATGAGTTGATCTTGGAGCCAGAATTTGATGGCaaattttcatttgaaaatACACAGGTTATTATTAGGGCTACTGTTGGGATTAATCTTCGTACCACGGATTTGCTTTTTCTATGGAGATTCATGCGTGTTCATGCCAATGGATTTGGCTATTGTCAG AAcaagggattggtgtttgatccagtcgacactctgcggcgagaagtccgggtGGATTACTAttatttctggttttctttattgGGTTATCTTCTCCAGCAGAACAG GTTGAAGGCATAA
- the LOC122075098 gene encoding uncharacterized protein LOC122075098 isoform X1, which yields MGQDELILEPEFDGKFSFENTQVIIRATVGINLRTTDLLFLWRFMRVHANGFGYCQNKGLVFDPVDTLRREVRVDYYYFWFSLLGYLLQQNRSAPSPKQPNLSLALIYFRRNPASKGRSPCKTGS from the exons ATGGGTCAGGATGAGTTGATCTTGGAGCCAGAATTTGATGGCaaattttcatttgaaaatACACAGGTTATTATTAGGGCTACTGTTGGGATTAATCTTCGTACCACGGATTTGCTTTTTCTATGGAGATTCATGCGTGTTCATGCCAATGGATTTGGCTATTGTCAG AAcaagggattggtgtttgatccagtcgacactctgcggcgagaagtccgggtGGATTACTAttatttctggttttctttattgGGTTATCTTCTCCAGCAGAACAG GTCTGCACCAAGCCCAAAGCAACCCAATCTGAGCCTAgctttgatttattttaggag AAATCCAGCTTCTAAGGGGAGGAGTCCGTGTAAAACTGGTTCTTAG
- the LOC122075098 gene encoding uncharacterized protein LOC122075098 isoform X2, with translation MGQDELILEPEFDGKFSFENTQVIIRATVGINLRTTDLLFLWRFMRVHANGFGYCQNKGLVFDPVDTLRREVRVDYYYFWFSLLGYLLQQNRSAPSPKQPNLSLALIYFRRLKA, from the exons ATGGGTCAGGATGAGTTGATCTTGGAGCCAGAATTTGATGGCaaattttcatttgaaaatACACAGGTTATTATTAGGGCTACTGTTGGGATTAATCTTCGTACCACGGATTTGCTTTTTCTATGGAGATTCATGCGTGTTCATGCCAATGGATTTGGCTATTGTCAG AAcaagggattggtgtttgatccagtcgacactctgcggcgagaagtccgggtGGATTACTAttatttctggttttctttattgGGTTATCTTCTCCAGCAGAACAG GTCTGCACCAAGCCCAAAGCAACCCAATCTGAGCCTAgctttgatttattttaggag GTTGAAGGCATAA